In Bradyrhizobium guangdongense, the sequence AGCGAAGTGCTGAGCATTTGATAGCGAGGTGCGCGCCGCTGCTCGGCGCGCGCGGTGGCCGGAAATGAAAGCGCCTGTGATGCCCTCTTCTGACGAACCCGACGTTCTCGACTGCCTCGTCATCGGAGGCGGACCGGCCGGGCTCACCGCCGCGCTCTATCTGGCGCGCTATAAACGGTCGGTGGCGGTGTTCGATGCCGGACGCAGCCGGGCGGAATGGATCCCGAGGAGCCACAATTACCCGGGCTTCCCGTCCGGCATTTCCGGTCATGAGCTCCTTGGCCTGCTCAGGACCCAGGCGTCTTCCTACGAAATCTCGCTCGTCAATGCCCGCGTGGACAGTCTCGCCCGGGCCGGTGAGCTGTTCGAGGCGCGCTTCGAGGGCGGCACGGCAAGGGCGCGGAGCGTTCTTCTCGCCACCGGCATCATCGATGTCGAACCCGAGATCGACGGGCATGACGAGGCCGTCCATCGCGGCCTGATCCGTTACTGTCCCGTTTGCGACGGCTACGAGGCGGCCGACAAGCGCATCGGCGTCTATGGCGCCGGCATCGGCGCCGTGAACAAGGCCAAATTCCTGCGCAGCTATTCGCGTGACGTCGCTCTCGTTCTCTCCGGCGACGAGCCCCTCGACGAGGAGGATCTCCGCGCATCCGGCATCACGCTGATCCGCGCTCCCAATCGATTGCGCATCGACGAACGGAACATCGTCGCCCTGTGCGAGGGGAAAGAAATTGCGTTCGATGTGCTCTACCCCGCGCTCGGCTGCAAGGCGGGCTCGCCCCTTGCAACCGGC encodes:
- a CDS encoding NAD(P)/FAD-dependent oxidoreductase; this translates as MKAPVMPSSDEPDVLDCLVIGGGPAGLTAALYLARYKRSVAVFDAGRSRAEWIPRSHNYPGFPSGISGHELLGLLRTQASSYEISLVNARVDSLARAGELFEARFEGGTARARSVLLATGIIDVEPEIDGHDEAVHRGLIRYCPVCDGYEAADKRIGVYGAGIGAVNKAKFLRSYSRDVALVLSGDEPLDEEDLRASGITLIRAPNRLRIDERNIVALCEGKEIAFDVLYPALGCKAGSPLATGLGATCNDVGCLDVDEHQQTTVPGIYAAGDVVSDLHQIAVGTGHAAIAATHIHKTLPPNPR